The Desulfatiglans sp. genome segment AAAATCAGTAAATAATTCAAATAGATCTACTGGACATTGACAATGGTTAAACGATAATGATATCGTAATACTTAAATGTTATCGATGTGAGGATATCATGGAAACCGTTACAGTCTCACCTAAATACCAGGTAGTCATACCGAAAAATATAAGAGATTCGATGCAGCTCCGTCCGGGTCAGAAAATGAGGATAGTTGAGTATAATGGCAGAATAGAACTGATACCTGACAGAGAGATCACAGAATTAAAAGGCTTTCTAAAAGGGATCAATATTGATTTCACCCGTGAGGGTGACAGGGTATGAATATTGTAGACTCTTCAGGATGGCTCGAATTTTTTTCAGGCGGGCCAAATTCAAAAGAGTTTGAAATACCTCTTAAGGATACATCCTCATTGATTGTCCCTGTGATTACAATATATGAGGTGTTTAAGGTGGTTTTACGTGAGAGAGATGAGAATGATGCCCTGCAGATCGTAGCCTCAATGCAAAAAGGGAGAGTTATAGAACTCACCACCGGTATTGCTATAAATGCCTCGCGACTAAGCCTGAAATATAGTCTGCCAATGGCTGACAGTATAATCCTTTCCACAGCTTTAGCTTATGATTGTATGATCTGGACGCAGGATTCTGATTTTAAAGATATCCCGAATGTTATTTATTACCCCAAGATAAAGAACCTTGATGACAGGACGTAATGACAAAAGCAGCTTCAGCCTGAGGGCATACCAGAAGGAGTGCCTTGAGGCGATCTATGAAGGGTACAGACGCGGCATAAGGCGCGCACTAGTCTCACTTCCCACCGGTTCGGGCAAGACTGTTATCTTCTCTGAGTTTCCCCGCTATTTCAGGATGAAAAGGCAGATGATTGTCCTTGCCCACAGGGCAGAGCTTCTTGATCAGGCAAAGGACAAGATAACAAGGGCAAACCCCGGTTTAAAGGTGGAGGTTGAACAGGCAGACAGAGTTGCCTCACCTGAGAGTGATGTAATTATCGCAAGTGTGCCCACACTCGGTCGTGCAGAATCAAAAAGGCTCGCGGCCCTTGATCCTGACCGGTTTTTTCTCATCATTGTGGATGAGGCGCACCACTCCACGGCTGAAACATATAAAAGGATACTTGAATACCTGGGGGTGTTTCACCC includes the following:
- a CDS encoding AbrB/MazE/SpoVT family DNA-binding domain-containing protein; the protein is METVTVSPKYQVVIPKNIRDSMQLRPGQKMRIVEYNGRIELIPDREITELKGFLKGINIDFTREGDRV
- a CDS encoding type II toxin-antitoxin system VapC family toxin, producing MNIVDSSGWLEFFSGGPNSKEFEIPLKDTSSLIVPVITIYEVFKVVLRERDENDALQIVASMQKGRVIELTTGIAINASRLSLKYSLPMADSIILSTALAYDCMIWTQDSDFKDIPNVIYYPKIKNLDDRT